From Paenibacillus sp. PL2-23:
TTTCGCTAACCGTCCCGATGGCGTACCCCTTGGCCAGCGCGCTGTCGATCATGCCGCCTATGGCATCACGCGTCGCAGCCGTAGGATGCATCAGGATCAAAGCTCCCGGCTCCAGCTTGGACGAAATTTTGCGAATGACATAATCCGGGGATGGCTTCATCCAATCCACCGTGTCAATCGTCCATAGAACGGTGCCCAGCCCTTGCTCTCTGGCGGCCTGAACAGTAGCTGCGTTGTAGGAGCCGGATGGAGGCGCGAACCAGACATTGTCGACTCCAAGCAAATCCTTCAGCAGCGTCTGCGTTCGCACGATTTGGCTCGTCTGATCGGCTCTGCTTAATTTTTTCATATCCGGATGCGAATAAGCGTGATTGGACATCTCATGGCCCTCGGCCTGAATTCTCCGCGCTACGTCTACATTGCCCTTCAACCATGACCCGTCCAGGAAAAAGGTCGCCTTGACCCCTTTGCCCCGCAAGGTTTCCAGAATGGGGTCTATGTATTCATTGCCCCACGCAACGTTAATCATTAGCGAGATCATCGGCTTCTCCGGATTGCCCCTGTAGATAGGGTGTGCGCCTAGCTGGGCGAGTGTAATCTTGGGCGGAATTTCCCTGTACTGATACGGAATAGCGCCGCCTCTCGGCGCTTCAAGAGCAGCCTTATACGTTCCCTCTATATCGACAGAAAGGCCGTTATAGCCCGGAATCGCATGCCATACCCGATCAATGCGGGCATTAACAGGAGCAATAGCTTTTGTCTCCGCCTCCGCGACAATTGCCTCGTACAGCTCCCGCTTCTCCTCCTCCGAATAAGCGGGCGGCGCCAGCGCCTCGATTGCATCCTCCGATTTCACCGTCGAGATGAATGAAGCGATGTTGCCATTCATTTTGACCAGAACCACCATCATGAACAAGCTGGCCGCGATGACGGCCGCTTTGCGCATCTTCATTGCCCCCACTCCCATACGAGCAAAGTCGCGCGGGAGCAGAGCAGCTCCTCGTTCGCTTAACACCCAGTCTATGAGTTCTTGGACAAGATTATGCTTCAGGATTTGCAAAACAAAAAGAGACAGATAAGCTCTGGCTCTTCGGTCCTTGCTATAAATGGCTGAGGGGGGGCAGCCCGCTGCAATCTAGGATTGAGCAGGCTCTTCCGCTGTCAGTACCGCCTTGCGAGACAGGTTGACGCGACCTTGCTGATCGATTTCGGTTACCTTCACCGTGATCTGATCGCCGATCTTCACCACATCCTCGCATTTCGCCACACGCTCAGTGGACAATTGCGAGATATGCACCAGTCCGTCCTTGTTAGGAAGAATCTCCACGAACACGCCGAACTTCTCAATGCGTCTCACTGTGCCAAGATAGATTTCTCCCACCACAACTTCCTTCACGATGCCTTCGATAATGGCTCTGGCCTTCTGATTCATCTCTTCGTTGGAGGAAGCGATGAACACCATGCCGTCCTGCTCAATATCGATTTTCACGCCGGTTTCCTCAATGATTTTGTTGATGATCTTGCCGCCTGCTCCAATAACATCACGGATTTTGTCCGGATTAATACGAAGCGTAAGAATCTTGGGCGCGTATTTGGAAAGGCTTGTCCGTGGTGTGGACATCACTTCCAGCATTTTGCCCAGGATATGCATGCGGCCTTGACGCGCCTGCTCCAGCGACTGCTCCAGAATGCTGCGGTCGATGCCGTCGATTTTGATATCCATTTGAATCGCCGTTACGCCTTGCGCTGTGCCTGCAACCTTGAAGTCCATGTCGCCGAGGTGATCCTCCATGCCCTGAATGTCGGACAGAATCGAGAAGTGATCGCCGTCCTTGATCAGACCCATAGCGATGCCTGCCACTGGCGCTTTGATCGGTACGCCTGCATCCATCATCGCAAGCGTGCTTGCGCAGATGCTGGCCTGGGAAGTAGAGCCGTTGGACTCCAGCACCTCGGATACAAGGCGAATCGTGTACGGGAACTCCGCCTCGGAAGGAATAACCTTCGACAACGCGCGTTCGCCCAGAGCGCCATGACCGATTTCCCTGCGGCCAGGAGGGCGCAGAGGACGAGCCTCGCCTACGCTGAACGGCGGGAAGTTGTAATGATGCATGAAGCGTTTCGTTTCTTCCGGCGAGATGCCGTCGAGAATTTGCACGTCGCCCATGGCGCCAAGCGTACAGATGCTAAGCGCTTGCGTTTGACCGCGCGTGAACAGGCCGGAGCCGTGTGTACGCGGCAGCAGAGCGACATCGCATTCGATCGGACGAATCTCGTCGAGACCGCGTCCGTCAGGACGAACCTTGTCATGCGTAATTAGACGGCGAACCTCTTCCTTCACGATGTCGTACAATACTTCCTTCACGTCGGCCAGAAGCTCCGGCGTATCGGCATATTGCACCTCGAAATGAGCCACTGCATCGCCGTTAACAGCGTCAATCGCTTCTTGACGGGCATGCTTCTCGGGAATTTTGATCGCTTCCACCAGTCGAGCGGATGCGAAGGCGCGAACCTCAGCGTTGACGCTGGCATTCACCGTATGTAATTTTACTGCCATTTTCTCCTTGCCCGCTAGAGCTTGAAGCTCCTCGATGTTGGCCACAATGTTTTTGATCTCATCATGTCCGAACATAATCGCTTCCAGCATAACGGATTCCGGCACTTCGTTCGCTTCCGCTTCCACCATCATAATGGCTTCCTTCGTACCTGCGACTACTACAAAAATATCCGTCAGCTGCTCTTGCTCCACCGTCGGGTTAATAACAAATTGTCCATTCACGCGACCCACGATAACACCGCCGATTGGTCCGCTGAACGGCACATCGGAGATGGTTAGCGCAGCGGATGTTCCGATCATCGCCGCAATTTCAGGGGAGCAGTCCTGGTCCACGCTCATGACGATGTTGGCAATTTGCACGTCATTGCGGAAGCCTTCCGGGAACAACGGGCGAATCGGACGGTCTGTCAAGCGACTGGACAGAATCGCCTTTTCGCTTGGCCGGCCCTCACGCTTGATGAAGCCTCCCGGAATTTTGCCCACCGCGTACAGTCTCTCTTCATAGTTGACCGTCAGTGGGAAGAAGTCCAGGTCCTTCGGCTCTGATGACGCGGTTACCGTACACAGAATGACGGTCTCCCCGTAACGAACCGTAACGGCCGCATTCGCTTGCTTGGCGAGACGCCCAGTCTCTAGAATGAGAGGTCTTCCTCCAAGCGTCGTTTCAATACGTTGAATCATCACAATTCCCTCCTTATCCTATTACAAAAAGCAACCCGAAATCCCGTATCCAGAAGCACTGGGGATGGGAAGATCAGGTTGCTTTTCGTCACGCATGTTTTAGCGGCGCAGGCCGAGTTTTTCGATCAATGCGCTATAACGTCTAACGTCCTTGTTCTTCAGGTAAGCTAGCAACTTACGGCGTTGACCTACCATCTTAAGCAATCCGCGGCGGGAATGATGATCCTTCTTGTGCTCGCGCAAATGCTGAGTCAGGTTAACGATGTTTTCCGTAAGGATAGCGATTTGAACCTCAGGGGACCCTGTGTCACTTGCGTGAGTTTTGTGAGTCTCGATCAGTTCTTGCTTGCGTTCTTGAGTAAGTGCCATCCTTTTCACCTCCTTCATTCATAATCGCCATTAGCCTCGCCGCCGTCGGTGAGATCGGACAACCAAGCTAAGGTTCAGTATACGAAGCATGCAGACCCGATAACAGGCAAGCTGTTCGCAACGTTCTTTAGTATAGCATAACGAATAGCCGCTTGTCGAGAAAATGCGCTAGTGTGTCGCCAGCAAATTTCTTGCCTTGTCGGTATCCGCCGCGATTTGGGCAATCAGCTCCTGGATGGAGCCAAACTTCTGCTCTGGACGTATAAAATGACGGAATTGCACCTTCATCTCCCGGCCATAAATATCGCGGTCAAAGTCGAACAAATGCGCCTCCATCACCGGCATCACATCCGTTTTGTTGAATGTCGGCTTCATCCCATGATTAAGCACACCGTCGTAAGCCGCGCCGTCAATCCATGCCGTAATGGCATATACGCCAAGCCTCGGCGCAACGTATGGTTCCACGATTTCCAGATTCGCCGTCGGGAATCCGATGGTCCGCCCCCGTCCATCGCCATGCACGACTGTACCTGTTATATCATAAGGTCTTCCAAGCAGCGCGCTCACCATGTCGAGATCTCCGCTCTCCAGCGACTCCCGCGTCAAGGTGCTGCTTACTTTGCGCCCGTCCTCATAAAGCGGCTTCTCCACATGTACGGACATAACGCTGCCGCCAAGCTCGACGAGAAGCTCCGGCGTACCCGCTCCCCGGCTGCCGAAGGCAAAGTCGAAGCCTACTGCGACATGACTGACGCGAAGCGGCTGCAGCACCTCCGTCACGAATTGCTCCGGCGACAAAGCGGCGAACCGGCGATCAAACCGCATCACGAACACCATGTCGACGCCCAGAGCAGCGAACAGCTCCGTCTTGCGGGCAAGCGGCGTTAAAGAGCGGTAATAATGATCCCCATGGCCAAGCACTTCCTTGGGATGCGGGGAGAACGTCAGAACGGCAGACAGCATGTCCGACTGCCGCGCGTATCTGACAGCCTCGCTTATAACGTTCTGATGGCCTCGATGCACGCCGTCGAAATGGCCGATCGCTACAGAAATCCGCTTGCCTTCTGTCCGTGAATAGCCATTCTCTTCAAGCGGATAAGATAATGAGATGATTTCCACAGATGACACCTGCATTTCTACATGAACTGTAAGATGGCCTCGAAGGTTACTCCTCCGCAGCCGCCACAAATACTTTGACCGGCTTCAGGAGCGAAGCTTCGGCATCCACCTGATAGATGCCCAGGAAGGGACCGCCCTCTCCCGGCTCGTACAGTCGGACTAACTCGTTGTCGTTCCAGGAGCCTTCGCTTTGGCCGGCTGAGACCGCCCACAGCTTCAGCTTCTGTCCGCGTCTAGCCAGCGGAACCTTGCTCTCGGCCACAATCGCAGCGGGCATATGGCTAATAGCCTGATCAGCTGGTATCAGATATCGCTCCAAATCGCCAGCCTCCATATGCCTCTCGATATCCTCAAGCGTTAGACAGCCTTCCGCTGTAATGCCGCCGGACATGGTCCGCGTCAGCTTCGCCATGGCTGCAGGCAGCCCGAGCGCCTTGCCGATATCCACACAGAGCGTGCGAATATAGGTGCCTTTGGAGCAGATGACCGAGAAGGTCAGCTCTGGCTCGTCGCCTTGGAGTCGGGTATCCAGCAGCTCGATCCCGTGAATCGTCACCGTTCTGGATTTCCGTTCGACCGTCTTGCCTTCTCTCGCCAGCTCGTATAATCGCTTGCCGTTGACCTTAACCGCGGAGAACATCGGCGGCACCTGCTCGATCTCGCCAACAAATTGCAGGAGCGCCTGCTGAATTTGTTCGCGGGTGATGGAGCCGACAGACTCGCGCGCAATGACCGTTCCGGTCATATCCTCTGTGTCGGTCGCAATGCCGAGACGAAGCACCGCTTCATAGGCTTTGGGTCTCTCCTGAATGTACTCCACGACCCGCGTTGATCGTCCGAGGCATAAGGGCAGCACGCCGGTCACCATGGGATCAAGCGTGCCGGTATGGCCGATTCGTTTCATCCTGAGCAGCCTTCTAGCTTTGGCCACCACATCATGCGAGGTCCATCCTTCCGGTTTCCATACCGCCAGAATGCCTTCCATGCTTATACCAACGCCTTTCTAACCTCTTCTACCACGCGCTTTATCGCTTCCCCCAAATCGCCCTCCAGACGGCAGCCAGACGCGCGAACATGTCCGCCCCCGCCGAAGCTCTGAGCGATCTCTGCGACATCCGCCTTGCCTGCGGAACGCAGGCTTGCCTTCACGCCGCCGTCTGACGTTTCCTTGAACAGGATGCCAACCTCAACTCCATCAACGTTAAGCGCATAATTGACGATGCCCTCCAAATCCTCGGGAACAGCGCCGCACGCCTTCAGATCATCCTTGCCGATATACAGCCAGCCGATCTTCAGATCGTCGCTGAACGTCAGTCTCGCAAGCGACGTTTGAAGCAGCTTCAGCTTCGCCGCCGTCATCTTCTCCAGCAATTGATCCGCCAGCTCGCTGCCGGACACGCCTGCAGCAAGCAGCTTGGCCGCTATCTCCATGACGCGGGGAGTGGTATTGGAATACCGGAACCCTCCCGTATCGGTAAGTAGACCCGTATAAATGGCCACTGCGCAATCCAAATCCGGCTCGAGACCGGCGCGTTCAATAAGATCATACAGCATTTCGACAGTAGCCGCAGCATTCGGACGGATGACATTCACTGTGCCGAACCGGTTATTGGTGGGGTGATGATCGATGTTCAGAAGGGGAATGCCTTCCGGAAACATCAAAGAGACTTCCCCGATGCGCCGGTTATCGGCGCAATCCACCGCAATAACCGCATCGAACGACGCCTCCGGCCTCTGCCTCTTATAGGAGTGAATTCGATCAAAGTGAACCAAATATTGAAGTCTGGACGGGAGCTCGCTTTCATTAATGAGCACAGCTCTCTTGCCCAGACGCTCCAGCAGCCAGCTTATGACAACTGTAGAGCTTATAGCGTCTCCGTCAGGCTGAACATGGGATACGACAAGGAAGGAAGCATTGGCCTTCATGAAGGCCAATGCTTCGTCCAATGCAATCATGTACTCTTGTTGATCGCTCATGACCGCGCATCGTTTCCGTTGTTAATTTCGCCAAGCAGCGATTCGATCCGGCTGCCGTATTCGATGCTGCTGTCGAACTTGAACTGCAGCTCGGGAGTATGGCGCAGCTTCATCCGCTTGCCAAGCTCGGAACGGAGGAAGCCGTTCGCTTTGGCCAGCGCCTTCAGCGTCTCTTCCTTCTGCTCGTCGCTGCCGAGCACGCTCAGATAAACACGGGCCTGGGATAAGTCGCTGGTCGTTTCCACGCCGGTCACTGTAATGAACCCGATACGGGGATCCTTCAGCTCCTGCTGGATAATCTGGCTCAGCTCCTTCTTGATCTGCTCGCTGACCCTTCCGACGCGTATCTTAGCCATGCATGATCACCTCTCTACCGTTTCCATGATGAACGCTTCAATCATGTCTCCCTCTTTAATATCGCTAAAGCGCTCAAGCGTTATACCGCATTCGTAGCCTTGCGCCACTTCCTTGGCATCGTCCTTGAACCGCTTGAGGGAATCCACCTTGCCCGTGTAGACCACGATGCCGTCGCGGATGACTCTTGCTTCTGCGTTGCGGACAATCTTGCCGTCGACAACCATGGACCCGGCAATCGCGCCGACCTTGGTTACCTTGAAGACGTTGCGCACCTCGGCATGGCCGATGACAACTTCCTTGTAGATCGGATCCAGCATGCCCTTCATCGCTTGCTCGATCTCGTCGATGACGTTGTAGATAACCCGGTGCATACGCACGTCAACCTTCTCCTGGGCGATAGTCGCTTCCGCCTGCGGATCAGGGCGAACGTTGAAGCCGATAACAATCGCATTGGAGGCGGAAGCCAGAATAACATCAGATTCCGTAATCGCGCCGACGCCGGTGTGAATGATCTTCACGCGTACGCCTTCGATATCGATCTTCGCCAGAGAGCCCTTGAGAGCCTCCGCGGAGCCTTGCACGTCCGCTTTAATAATGACATGCAGATCCTTGATTTCGCCGTCCTTGATGTGGCTGTACAGATCGTCGAGCGTAACGCGCGTATTGGCGCCCATCTCCGACTGGCGATGCTTGATCGCGCGGCGATCGGCGATTGCGCGAGCCTTGCGCTCATCCTCGAATACCATAAACGGATCGCCGGCCAGCGGCACCTCCGTCAAGCCTGTTATTTCCACAGGAGTCGATGGACCAGCTTCCTTCAATCTGCGTCCGCGGTCATTGACCATCGCTCTCACGCGGCCGAAGCAGTTGCCCGCAACAAACGCGTCGCCGATTTTCAAGGTGCCGTGCTGCACGAGAATACGCGCCACAGGACCTTTGCCTTTGTCCAGCTCCGCCTCGATAACCGTTGCTCTGGCGCGTTTGTTCGGGTTCGCTTTGAACTCGTTCACTTCCGCCACAAGCAGGATCATTTCCAGCAAGCCTTCCAGGTTGATGCGCTGCTTCGCGGATACTTCCACGAAGATCGTATCGCCGCCCCACTCTTCCGGAACTAGCTCGTATTCCGTCATTTCCTGCTTGATTTTGTCCGCGTTCGCTTCCGGCTTATCGATCTTGTTGACAGCAACGATGATTGGAACGCCTGCCGCTTTGGCATGGTTGATCGCCTCCACCGTCTGAGGCATGATGCCGTCATCCGCTGCAACAACGATAATCGTAATATCCGTCACCTGAGCACCCCGCGCGCGCATAAGCGTAAACGCTTCGTGGCCCGGCGTATCGAGGAACGTAATTTTTTTGCCGTTGATTTCGACCTGGTAAGCGCCGATGTGCTGCGTAATGCCGCCTGCTTCGCCGCCTGTCACGTTTGTTTTGCGGATGGCGTCCAGCAATGTCGTCTTGCCGTGGTCGACGTGGCCCATAATGGTCACGACTGGCGGACGAGACTTCAGATCCGCTTCATCGTCAACCTCTTCCACTGTCTCGAAGGTGTCTTCCTCAACCGGAATTTTCACCTCGACCTCAACGCCATATTCGCCCGCGATCAGAAGAATGGCATCCATGTCGATTTCTTGGTTAATCGTCGCCATCACACCAAGGAATAGAAGCTTCTTAATAACCTCGGAAGCATCCTTGTGGAGAAGCTTCGCTAAGTCGCCTACCGTTAATGTGCCGCGAACGATAATTTTCTTCGGCGTGTTGTCGATTTTCTCGCGCGGCGGCTGTTGATTGCCTTTGCCGCGGTTTTTACCGCCTCTGCCGTTCGATTTGAAGCCGCCGCGCCCATCTTCGAAACGCTTCTGATTCGCGCCTTTTTTGCGATCCTCATAGCTTCCGCCGCTGCGGCCTTGCTGGCCTCTGTTGCCGCCGGCGTCGAAGCTTCTGCTCTGGCCTTGCGGCGCCGCTGCCGGACGATTGCCGGAAGAAGCGCCTGCGCCTCCGCCTTGGCCGAAGGAGCGATTGCCGCCGCCTTGACCGCCTTGACCTCCCTGACCGCCTTGACGGTTGCCTTGGTAGCCCTGGCCTTGACCTTGGCCTTGGCCGCCGGATGGACGGTTAAATCCGCCGCCCTGGCCTCCGCCGGATGGACGACCGCCTTGGCCTTGTCCGCCCTGGCCTCCTTGGCCGCCGCCTTGGCGGTTGCCTTGATAGCCTTGACCGCTGCCGGATGGGCGTCCGCCCTGGCCTTGGCCGCCTTGACCGCCTTGGCCGCCGCCCTGGCGATTACCTTGATAGCCCTGGCCGCCTTGTCGATTGCCTTGATAGCCTTGTCCGCCGCCGGATGGACGTCCTTGGCCTTGCTGTTGTCCTTGGCCTGAAGGTCGTTGTCCGCCTTGGCCGCCTTGCTGTGGTCTCTGTTCACGTTGTTCGCCTGTTGGTTGAGTTTTCGTATTAATAGAGTTCATTGTCCCCTGTCTGTCTTGTGATGTTGGTCTGGCAGCCTGTTCTCCGCCCTGGCTCGGCCTCGGCCGATTCGGGGCTGTGGCTGCGGCAACCGCTGGTCCGCCTTCTTGCGCTCGCTTTGCGGCGGCATTGCTCTTGATATCACGGAAGAAGCCCTCCACCTTGTGCACCATTTCGTTCTCCATGACGCTCATGTGGTTGTTAACGGGCAGGTTCAACCGTTTAAGAATCGTAATAATTTCTTTGCTGCTCATATTAAGAGACTTCGCGTATTCATATACCCGAAGCTTATCTTTATTGTCCTTGCTGTCCTGTTTGTTGCTCAATAGGATCCACCTCCGTATTTTGGCTCAGATGACTTCCAATCATTTTTCCGAATTGCATATCGGTAACCGCCAGCACGACGCGTTCAGATTTCCCTATCGCCTTTCCCAGCTGCTCTCGATCATATGCCTCGGCGAGTTGTATTCCGTAGGTGCCGCATTTATCTCGGAACTTCTTCTTGGTGTTGTCAGACGCGTCGCCTGCGACGATCACCAGCCGGGCTTTGCCCGCCCTGACCGCCTTCAGCACGATCTCATCGCCCGTAATCAGCTTGCCGGCGCGCATAGCCATGCCAAGCGAAGACAACGCCTTATCAGGCTTATTCGTCATCCGCCGTCAGCTCCTTGGCCGCGATGAACGCATCCTCCACCGCAATAAAGTCTTTCTCCAATTGATCGTATATATGTTCGCCAACGGGCAGCTTCAAAGCCCGGTCCAGCGCCTTCGTCTTCTTCGCAAGCTTGAAGCAGCTTACCTTGCCGCACAAATAAGCGCCGCGCCCGGCTTTTTTGCCGGTTAGATCAATTCCGACCTCGCCGTCCGGTGTGCGAACGATCCGAATAAGCTCCTTCTTCGGCATCATTTCTTGACATGCGACGCATTTGCGAAGCGGTATCTTCCTCGGTCTCACCGTTCACCCTCCCCTTCCTGTACGAGCGATAGGCCGTTTAGTCGATAGATACGGAATCCTGGTGCATCGTTCCCGCATTAGACTTCGGCCGGCCATATTCCTGCTCCGCCTGCGTCTCGCTCTTAATATCGATTTTCCAGCCTGTTAGCTTAGCGGCCAGTCTTGCATTCTGACCCTTGATGCCGATCGCCAGAGAGAGCTGATAATCCGGCACGATCACTCGCGCCATCTTCTCCTGCTCGAAGACGATAACCTCCAGCACCTTGGATGGGCTGAGCGCGTTCGCCACGTACTCCTCCACACTCTCGGACCAGCGGACGATATCGATCTTCTCGCCTTTCAGCTCGTTCACGATTGTCTGTACGCGCAGACCCTTCTGACCAACGCAGGAGCCTACCGGATCCACCTCGTCATTGCGGGAATGCACGGCAATCTTGGAGCGGAAGCCCGCTTCGCGTGCAACAGAACGAATCTCGACGACGCCGTCATAAATCTCGGGCACCTCAAGCTCGAACAGACGCTTCAGAAGACCAGGATGAGTTCTGGACATGATGATTTGAGGTCCCTTAGTCGTGTTCTCAACCTTTGTTATAAAGGATTTGACGCGATCGCCATGCTTGAATTTATCCGTCGGCATAAGCTCCGTCAGCGGAAGCACCGCCTCCACCTTGCCCAGATCAACAAATAGATTGCGCACATCCTGGCGCTGCACAATACCGTTGACGATATCCTCTTCCTTGTCGATAAAGGCGTTATAGATAAGTCCGCGCTCCGCTTCGCGAATTCGCTGCGTCACGACCTGCTTGGCCGTCTGAGCGGCGATACGTCCGAAATCTCTTGGCGTAACCTCAATCTCCGCCACATCGTCGAGCTGGTAATGCGGGTTGATCTCGCGAGACGCCTCCACCGAAATTTCAAGGCGAGGATCAAGCACCTCGTCCACGACGGTTTTGCGGGCATATACTTTAATAACGCCGTTATGGCGGTTAATATCGACCCTTACGTTCTGAGCTGTGTTGAAATTGCGTTTGTAGCTGGAAATAAGCGCGGCTTCAATCGCCTCGAGCAGCACATCCTTGGCGATTCCTTTCTCTCTCTCGATTTCCTGCAGAGCTTCAATAAAATCCATACTCATTGGAACGATGGTCCCCCTTTCATAATAGAAGCAATAATTAGAATTGAATGGCGAGTCTGGCGCTTGCGACCTTCGCGTAAGGGATGTTGTGCTCCTTCTTGCCCGTCTTCACAACAACGGTATCGCCGTCGAACGACACGAGATGGCCTTCGAATTCCTTAGCCCCGTCCACCGGCTCGTAGGTAGTAAATAGAACATATTTGCCGACAGCCTTGCGGACATCCTCCGGCTTCTTCAGGGGGCGTTCCGCGCCTGGGGACGACACTTCAAGAAAATACGCGCCGGATATGGGATCGTTTTTGTCAAGCTGCTCGCTCACATATTCGCTGATGCGCCCGCATTCGTCGATATCGATGCCGCCTTCCTTATCTACAAAAATGCGAAGAAACCAGTTGCTGCCTTCCTTGATATATTCAATGTCGACCAGCTCAAAGCCATTATCGTTGAGGAACGACAGAATCATAGCCTCAACAGCGGATTTGATAGTGGATGTGCTCAAAATGAAAAAACCTCCCGTATAGGTTGCAATGTGATATTGCCGAATACAAAACGTAAAGAGTGGGTTTCCCCACTCTTCTGCATCAAGAATCTATCCTCATCATTGCCACAAAAATTATAACATAACCGCCTATACGTGACAAGAAATGATTTCTAGTTTCAATCATACTCTTGCACGGTACGTGACAAGAAATGATTTCTAGTTTCAATCTCAAAACAACGATAGCTGGTTCGACTCCGGCAAGCCTCTGAAGCAGCCCATGCCTCCGAGCACCTCGATAATCGTTTTGGTCGCCTTGGACTTCATCTGGAAATCCTCGATCGACAGAAACTCTCCATCATTCCGCGCCGCCGCGATATTGCGTGCCGCATTGTCGCCGATGCCGGCGATGGCTGCAAAAGGCGGGATAAGTGAATCGCCGTCCACCTGGAATTTGATGGCGTCGGAGCGATACAGATCAATGGGCTTAAACGAGAAGCCGCGAGCCGTCATCTCCAGCGACATCTCCAGCTGCGACACCATGTTTTTTTCCTTCGGCGTCGCGTTGAAGCCCTTGGCTTCAATCTCGACCAGCTTCCGGTAGATGGCGTCGTAGCCCTGGCACAGCAGCTCCAGGTCGAAATCGTCAGCCCGTACGGTGAAATAGGTGGCGTAATATTGAATCGGATAATACAGTTTGAAGAACGCCGTACGCACAGCGGATATAACATAAGCGGCCGCGTGCGCCTTCGGGAACATGTATTCAATGCGCAGGCAGGAGTCAATATACCACTGCGGCACCTTGCAGCGCTTCATCTCATCAATCCACTCCGGCGTGAGGCCCTTGCCCTTCCGCACGCTTTCGGTAATTTTGAAGGCGAGGCCGGCGTCCATGCCCGCTTTGTAGATGAGGTACAGCATAATGTCGTCGCGGCAGCCAATAACGGTTTTAATGTTGCACGTCCCGTTTTTGATAAGCTCCTGCGCATTCCCGAGCCACACGCCCGTTCCATGCGACAGACCGGAGATTTGAAGCAGATCGGCGAAAGAGGACGGCTGCGTCTCCTGCAGCATCTGGCGCACGAACTTCGTCCCCATCTCCGGCACGCCGTAGGTTGCCACGGAGGACCGGATCTGCTCCGGCATGACGCCAAGCGCTTCCGTGGAATTGAACATGCTCATGACCTTGGGATCATTCATAGGAATGGTCGTGGGATCAACGCCGGTCAAATCCTGCAGCATGCGCATCATCGTGGGATCGTCATGGCCGAGAATATCGAGCTTCAGCAGATTTTCATCGAAGGCGTGATAGTCAAAATGCGTTGTCTTCCATTCCGCCGACGTATCGTCCGCCGGATACTGTACAGGCGTGACATCCTCCACCTCAATGTAATCCGGCACCACGACGATGCCGCCGGGATGCTGGCCCGTGCTGCGCTTTACGCCGGTACAGCCGCTCGCCAGCCTCTGGAGCTCCGCCTGGCGCCATTTCTTTTGATGCTCTTCCTCATATTTTTTGGCGAAGCCATACGCGGTTTTCTCCGCTACTGTGCCGATCGTGCCCGCGCGGTATACGCATTTCTCACCGAACATTTCCTTGGTGAAGTTATG
This genomic window contains:
- a CDS encoding bifunctional oligoribonuclease/PAP phosphatase NrnA encodes the protein MSDQQEYMIALDEALAFMKANASFLVVSHVQPDGDAISSTVVISWLLERLGKRAVLINESELPSRLQYLVHFDRIHSYKRQRPEASFDAVIAVDCADNRRIGEVSLMFPEGIPLLNIDHHPTNNRFGTVNVIRPNAAATVEMLYDLIERAGLEPDLDCAVAIYTGLLTDTGGFRYSNTTPRVMEIAAKLLAAGVSGSELADQLLEKMTAAKLKLLQTSLARLTFSDDLKIGWLYIGKDDLKACGAVPEDLEGIVNYALNVDGVEVGILFKETSDGGVKASLRSAGKADVAEIAQSFGGGGHVRASGCRLEGDLGEAIKRVVEEVRKALV
- the rbfA gene encoding 30S ribosome-binding factor RbfA encodes the protein MAKIRVGRVSEQIKKELSQIIQQELKDPRIGFITVTGVETTSDLSQARVYLSVLGSDEQKEETLKALAKANGFLRSELGKRMKLRHTPELQFKFDSSIEYGSRIESLLGEINNGNDARS
- the nusA gene encoding transcription termination factor NusA: MSMDFIEALQEIEREKGIAKDVLLEAIEAALISSYKRNFNTAQNVRVDINRHNGVIKVYARKTVVDEVLDPRLEISVEASREINPHYQLDDVAEIEVTPRDFGRIAAQTAKQVVTQRIREAERGLIYNAFIDKEEDIVNGIVQRQDVRNLFVDLGKVEAVLPLTELMPTDKFKHGDRVKSFITKVENTTKGPQIIMSRTHPGLLKRLFELEVPEIYDGVVEIRSVAREAGFRSKIAVHSRNDEVDPVGSCVGQKGLRVQTIVNELKGEKIDIVRWSESVEEYVANALSPSKVLEVIVFEQEKMARVIVPDYQLSLAIGIKGQNARLAAKLTGWKIDIKSETQAEQEYGRPKSNAGTMHQDSVSID
- a CDS encoding YlxR family protein; translated protein: MRPRKIPLRKCVACQEMMPKKELIRIVRTPDGEVGIDLTGKKAGRGAYLCGKVSCFKLAKKTKALDRALKLPVGEHIYDQLEKDFIAVEDAFIAAKELTADDE
- the infB gene encoding translation initiation factor IF-2, which gives rise to MSNKQDSKDNKDKLRVYEYAKSLNMSSKEIITILKRLNLPVNNHMSVMENEMVHKVEGFFRDIKSNAAAKRAQEGGPAVAAATAPNRPRPSQGGEQAARPTSQDRQGTMNSINTKTQPTGEQREQRPQQGGQGGQRPSGQGQQQGQGRPSGGGQGYQGNRQGGQGYQGNRQGGGQGGQGGQGQGGRPSGSGQGYQGNRQGGGQGGQGGQGQGGRPSGGGQGGGFNRPSGGQGQGQGQGYQGNRQGGQGGQGGQGGGNRSFGQGGGAGASSGNRPAAAPQGQSRSFDAGGNRGQQGRSGGSYEDRKKGANQKRFEDGRGGFKSNGRGGKNRGKGNQQPPREKIDNTPKKIIVRGTLTVGDLAKLLHKDASEVIKKLLFLGVMATINQEIDMDAILLIAGEYGVEVEVKIPVEEDTFETVEEVDDEADLKSRPPVVTIMGHVDHGKTTLLDAIRKTNVTGGEAGGITQHIGAYQVEINGKKITFLDTPGHEAFTLMRARGAQVTDITIIVVAADDGIMPQTVEAINHAKAAGVPIIVAVNKIDKPEANADKIKQEMTEYELVPEEWGGDTIFVEVSAKQRINLEGLLEMILLVAEVNEFKANPNKRARATVIEAELDKGKGPVARILVQHGTLKIGDAFVAGNCFGRVRAMVNDRGRRLKEAGPSTPVEITGLTEVPLAGDPFMVFEDERKARAIADRRAIKHRQSEMGANTRVTLDDLYSHIKDGEIKDLHVIIKADVQGSAEALKGSLAKIDIEGVRVKIIHTGVGAITESDVILASASNAIVIGFNVRPDPQAEATIAQEKVDVRMHRVIYNVIDEIEQAMKGMLDPIYKEVVIGHAEVRNVFKVTKVGAIAGSMVVDGKIVRNAEARVIRDGIVVYTGKVDSLKRFKDDAKEVAQGYECGITLERFSDIKEGDMIEAFIMETVER
- a CDS encoding ribosomal L7Ae/L30e/S12e/Gadd45 family protein; its protein translation is MTNKPDKALSSLGMAMRAGKLITGDEIVLKAVRAGKARLVIVAGDASDNTKKKFRDKCGTYGIQLAEAYDREQLGKAIGKSERVVLAVTDMQFGKMIGSHLSQNTEVDPIEQQTGQQGQ